One genomic segment of Synechocystis sp. LKSZ1 includes these proteins:
- a CDS encoding late competence development ComFB family protein yields MNSVKDHLRQAVINLKAHPEALRIKKLLYGLYYKVWANDPATLNQESFTALTHGVIKTYPTINRLIRALHGIVTGLNRQEVYAPIAKAMLEILAPVYQVDPDVVEQSTIQALIEEKEKSKQQTSQVSINLMEVIVKDEIFEELQKLPTNVAKFVSVAEVAAYALNRLPPLYVSSEEGKYYQQRKVEEMRDSIHRAVLQGIGAVMRDPIRKATPLNLCNIDTFSSAHTILTELEEFVRETGNVKGRLTYGDLADTIHRVLGAYRTSLKEIEDFLKLHGLGEEKLSVYNLATNVRKAFRRLLKEPSTPGRPSTEKALQKSFEAQETQIMEFMRDNPPDDEEQTFATSIRDWYHF; encoded by the coding sequence ATGAATTCAGTCAAGGATCATTTACGACAGGCTGTTATCAATCTAAAAGCTCATCCTGAGGCCCTCAGAATCAAGAAACTTCTCTACGGTCTTTATTACAAAGTATGGGCAAACGATCCGGCGACTTTAAATCAAGAATCTTTTACAGCTTTAACCCATGGCGTCATCAAGACTTATCCCACCATTAATCGTTTGATTAGGGCCCTGCATGGGATTGTCACAGGCTTAAATCGCCAAGAGGTGTACGCTCCGATTGCTAAGGCCATGCTAGAAATTTTGGCCCCGGTGTATCAAGTCGATCCTGACGTCGTGGAACAATCGACTATCCAAGCGTTGATTGAAGAAAAAGAAAAAAGTAAGCAACAAACCAGCCAAGTTTCGATCAATCTGATGGAAGTTATCGTTAAAGATGAAATTTTTGAGGAACTTCAAAAACTGCCTACCAACGTCGCGAAATTTGTCAGTGTCGCAGAGGTTGCGGCCTATGCCCTCAATCGTTTACCCCCGCTCTACGTTTCCAGTGAAGAAGGTAAATACTATCAACAGCGTAAGGTAGAAGAGATGCGAGACAGCATCCATCGGGCTGTTCTTCAAGGCATTGGAGCCGTCATGCGTGATCCTATCCGCAAGGCCACCCCTTTAAATCTCTGCAATATCGATACCTTTAGTTCTGCCCATACCATTTTGACGGAATTAGAAGAATTTGTGAGGGAAACCGGCAACGTTAAGGGACGCTTGACCTACGGGGATTTAGCTGACACGATACATAGAGTGCTCGGAGCCTATCGCACATCGCTGAAGGAAATCGAAGATTTTTTAAAGCTCCATGGCTTGGGGGAAGAAAAACTCAGTGTTTATAATTTGGCTACGAATGTGCGTAAAGCCTTCCGGCGTTTATTGAAAGAGCCGTCAACTCCGGGCAGGCCTAGTACGGAAAAAGCACTCCAGAAAAGTTTCGAGGCTCAAGAAACGCAAATTATGGAGTTTATGCGGGATAATCCTCCCGATGATGAAGAACAGACTTTTGCTACCTCAATTCGGGATTGGTACCACTTCTAG
- a CDS encoding L-threonylcarbamoyladenylate synthase, whose amino-acid sequence MATVYSLHPRNPQQRTVESICEALRRGAIMLYPTDTVYAIGCDLNDKSAVQRVRQLKQLSNDKPLTFLCSSLSNISEYAQVADSAYRLMRRLIPGPYTFLLPATKLVPKLVMNPKRKTTGIRVPDSSVCQSILTILDNPIISTSAHLPDQDDWQQLDKAALFDRFEKLVDMIIDDDQDTGYLVSSIIDLTGQEPEVLRQGLGWEKLEGLLSSAD is encoded by the coding sequence ATGGCAACGGTTTATTCACTCCACCCCCGCAATCCCCAACAGCGGACTGTGGAGAGCATTTGTGAAGCCCTTCGTCGTGGGGCGATTATGCTCTATCCCACGGATACAGTCTATGCCATTGGTTGTGACCTGAATGATAAGTCAGCGGTGCAACGGGTCAGACAACTCAAGCAACTTTCTAATGATAAGCCGCTAACCTTCCTTTGTTCCTCCCTGTCCAATATCTCTGAATATGCCCAGGTGGCGGATAGTGCCTACCGTCTGATGCGTCGTCTGATTCCAGGGCCTTACACATTTCTTTTACCTGCAACTAAACTGGTGCCCAAGCTGGTGATGAACCCTAAACGCAAAACGACCGGGATTCGAGTGCCGGATAGCTCTGTTTGTCAGAGTATTTTAACGATTCTCGATAATCCGATTATTTCCACATCAGCTCACTTACCTGACCAGGATGACTGGCAACAATTGGATAAAGCTGCATTATTTGACCGTTTTGAGAAGTTAGTAGATATGATTATCGATGATGATCAAGATACGGGCTATCTTGTCTCCAGTATTATTGACCTCACAGGTCAGGAACCAGAAGTCCTACGCCAGGGTCTAGGCTGGGAAAAGCTAGAAGGGCTACTTTCCTCTGCCGACTAA
- the larC gene encoding nickel pincer cofactor biosynthesis protein LarC encodes MTKIAYLDCPAGIAGDMCLGALVDLGVPLEYLIAQLQRLGLEEQYQLQAQGVQRQGQAGTQVQVCLPESSPTHGHHRHLPEIEALIRQAGLPPQVSAWSLKIFQTLAQAEAAVHGIPPERVHFHEVGAVDAIVDIVGTCLGLDYLGVEKLYCSALPTGGGTVQAAHGRLAVPVPAVLQLWQSRQVPVYDNGIVAELVTPTGAAIAVSLAEAFGAVPAMTLQKIGLGAGSKDFPIANFLRLWLGESSESFPTPWGQTETIIRLETQLDDLNPQVIGYLFEQLYQQGALEVFTQAIGMKKSRPGILLTVLCLPETQQACQEILFQETTTLGIRVTPQHRLILQREWQTVETPYGPARVKLAYSQGPNRKLLNVQPEFEDCVGLAQSTGRPWQQIYQTVMGVWYSKNN; translated from the coding sequence ATGACCAAAATAGCGTATTTAGATTGCCCGGCTGGGATTGCAGGGGATATGTGCCTCGGGGCCTTGGTGGATTTGGGGGTTCCTTTAGAATACCTGATAGCGCAACTCCAGCGTCTGGGCCTCGAAGAACAATACCAACTCCAGGCCCAGGGGGTACAACGTCAGGGCCAAGCTGGAACTCAGGTTCAGGTTTGCCTGCCGGAGTCGTCCCCCACGCACGGCCATCATCGCCATCTACCGGAGATCGAAGCCTTAATTCGACAAGCGGGCCTACCGCCTCAAGTCTCAGCCTGGAGCCTCAAAATTTTCCAAACCCTGGCCCAAGCAGAGGCCGCCGTCCATGGTATTCCCCCGGAAAGGGTTCACTTCCACGAAGTCGGGGCTGTGGATGCCATTGTGGATATTGTTGGGACTTGCTTGGGTCTGGACTATCTAGGCGTCGAAAAGCTCTATTGCTCGGCCCTGCCAACAGGAGGGGGCACTGTTCAAGCGGCCCACGGTCGTTTAGCGGTTCCTGTACCGGCCGTTTTGCAATTGTGGCAATCCCGTCAGGTTCCTGTTTATGACAATGGCATTGTGGCGGAATTAGTAACGCCAACTGGAGCGGCCATTGCCGTCAGTTTGGCCGAGGCCTTTGGAGCCGTCCCCGCGATGACTCTCCAAAAAATTGGACTGGGGGCCGGTAGTAAAGATTTTCCCATTGCTAACTTCCTGCGACTCTGGCTAGGGGAAAGTTCAGAATCGTTTCCCACCCCCTGGGGCCAAACGGAGACCATTATTCGACTCGAAACCCAACTCGACGACCTTAATCCCCAGGTTATTGGTTATCTCTTTGAGCAACTTTACCAGCAGGGGGCCTTGGAGGTCTTTACCCAGGCCATTGGCATGAAAAAATCCCGTCCAGGTATTTTGTTAACCGTACTATGTCTGCCGGAAACTCAACAGGCCTGCCAAGAAATTTTATTTCAAGAAACCACAACCCTAGGGATTCGTGTCACCCCCCAACATCGCTTAATTTTGCAACGAGAATGGCAAACCGTGGAAACCCCCTATGGCCCTGCTCGGGTAAAATTGGCTTACAGTCAAGGCCCTAATCGAAAACTCCTCAATGTCCAACCTGAATTTGAGGATTGCGTTGGATTAGCCCAATCTACTGGCCGGCCCTGGCAACAAATTTACCAAACTGTGATGGGGGTTTGGTATTCTAAAAATAATTAG
- a CDS encoding glycosyltransferase family 4 protein: protein MKITFVDFTPWNYSIGSVYEVPLGGSQSALCYLAMNLAQLGHDVFLVSYISAPQISFGVACLPLNCVAPEFWTQQDYIIILNNSGYGRYIKDHCQGHTNLILWTQHSYDQPGVQELRNEAEKNAYDFFFMVSEWQKGEFIREFLLPSEKILVFRNAIGKKFENLFDKQSPLFKQKSQLPILFYTSAPFRGLDLLLDIFPEIYKEFPDIKLNIYSSMKVYQTPGTEDYLNYGELYERCRKMPGVEYIGSLPQQQLAQELKEATILAYPNTFAETSCIAVMEAMASGCYVITSELGALPETTAGFGTLISFENGIASYKARFIEVILDILRKFKSDQKQAIEEELLAQIKFVNENYNWTKRAEEWSLKLYELMEEKLWQSENFWQAQKWYQEAIEKHPQVAEFYYHYILTSILCDDEESALSTLLYLSVPSELDVTKATLNECAWTTFFGGYIDQLDKKSLNPAYKKKIDSFLKKIN, encoded by the coding sequence ATGAAAATTACATTTGTTGATTTCACTCCGTGGAATTATTCCATTGGTAGTGTTTATGAAGTTCCTCTAGGTGGTTCGCAGTCTGCGCTTTGCTATTTAGCGATGAATTTAGCACAGTTAGGACATGATGTATTCTTGGTTAGTTATATAAGTGCCCCTCAAATATCCTTTGGAGTAGCTTGTTTACCATTAAATTGTGTCGCTCCTGAATTTTGGACTCAACAAGATTATATTATTATTCTTAATAATTCTGGCTATGGCCGCTACATCAAAGATCACTGCCAAGGGCACACAAATCTTATTCTTTGGACTCAACATTCCTATGATCAACCGGGAGTACAAGAATTAAGAAATGAAGCCGAAAAAAATGCTTATGATTTCTTTTTTATGGTGAGTGAATGGCAAAAAGGAGAGTTTATACGAGAATTTTTATTACCATCGGAAAAGATACTAGTTTTTCGTAATGCTATCGGAAAAAAATTTGAAAATCTTTTTGATAAACAATCACCTTTATTTAAACAAAAATCACAATTACCAATATTGTTTTATACAAGCGCTCCTTTTAGAGGATTGGATTTATTGCTAGATATTTTTCCGGAGATTTATAAGGAATTTCCAGATATAAAGCTTAATATTTATTCTAGTATGAAGGTCTACCAAACTCCTGGAACTGAAGATTATTTAAACTATGGTGAGCTTTATGAGCGTTGCCGAAAAATGCCAGGGGTAGAATACATTGGCTCCCTTCCGCAACAGCAATTAGCCCAGGAATTAAAAGAAGCAACGATATTGGCTTACCCAAATACCTTTGCTGAGACGTCGTGTATTGCTGTGATGGAAGCGATGGCAAGTGGTTGCTATGTAATTACCAGTGAGCTGGGCGCACTACCAGAAACCACGGCCGGCTTTGGTACACTAATCTCTTTTGAAAATGGTATAGCGTCTTACAAAGCAAGATTTATTGAAGTAATTTTGGATATTCTAAGAAAGTTTAAATCTGATCAAAAACAAGCAATTGAAGAGGAGCTATTGGCACAAATAAAATTTGTCAATGAGAATTACAACTGGACAAAAAGAGCAGAAGAATGGTCATTGAAATTATACGAATTAATGGAAGAAAAGCTTTGGCAATCAGAAAACTTTTGGCAGGCTCAAAAATGGTATCAAGAAGCGATAGAGAAGCATCCTCAAGTTGCTGAATTTTACTATCACTATATTCTTACCTCTATTTTGTGTGATGATGAAGAATCTGCTCTTTCAACACTGCTATACCTGTCTGTTCCTAGTGAGCTTGATGTAACCAAGGCAACCTTGAACGAGTGTGCATGGACTACTTTTTTTGGGGGGTATATAGATCAACTAGACAAGAAAAGTTTGAATCCAGCTTATAAGAAAAAAATTGATTCGTTTTTAAAAAAAATAAATTAA
- a CDS encoding class I SAM-dependent methyltransferase yields the protein MNNFSPEQKMQTEFISKNHQRPDSYFGEFFGYMKQSLAAGGSELGLGMTLFSLAVSTKATRIIEIGRFKGFSTLCLASALKFLDIGWQEPKQHQQRPDINYDVFENPGAGLLISIDPFPTIEAEDLITKTNLNKYVQFINKRSDEVDLEGEYDLIFIDGDHSYDGCKQDTLLYVPWLLRSGGYFILHDYFGWYDTEGQNNSPIKKITDEIIAEGICEHILIDTGYMSFTVFRKW from the coding sequence ATGAACAACTTCAGTCCTGAACAAAAAATGCAGACAGAGTTTATATCTAAAAATCATCAAAGGCCAGATAGTTACTTTGGTGAATTTTTTGGTTATATGAAGCAATCTTTGGCTGCTGGAGGTTCTGAATTAGGTCTAGGCATGACGCTATTTTCGCTTGCAGTTAGCACAAAAGCTACAAGAATAATAGAAATAGGAAGATTCAAGGGATTTTCAACTCTTTGTCTTGCTAGTGCATTAAAATTTTTGGATATTGGTTGGCAAGAGCCTAAGCAACATCAGCAACGCCCAGACATAAATTACGATGTTTTCGAAAATCCTGGAGCAGGATTATTAATTTCAATTGATCCATTCCCTACAATAGAAGCAGAAGACTTGATTACCAAAACAAATCTAAACAAGTATGTTCAGTTCATTAATAAACGTTCAGATGAAGTTGATCTAGAAGGAGAATATGATTTGATTTTCATTGATGGTGATCATAGTTATGATGGGTGCAAACAAGATACTTTGCTGTATGTTCCATGGTTATTAAGATCTGGAGGTTACTTCATATTGCACGACTATTTTGGGTGGTATGATACAGAAGGACAAAATAATTCGCCTATCAAAAAAATTACCGACGAAATTATAGCCGAAGGCATATGTGAGCATATCTTGATTGATACGGGTTACATGTCTTTTACTGTGTTTCGAAAATGGTAA
- a CDS encoding transposase: MASLVFIDEAGFEEFVSLIYGWSKRGTRIYGEKQGKRGKKENLVAARRKGVKDFIAPMLFMGSLNAEGFEGWLKYHLLPALKELSVLIMDNAPIHRKNTIRQLVGEAGHKVLFLPTYSPDLNDIEHDFGALKRARINANGEKSIDEIIREYCAS; encoded by the coding sequence ATGGCAAGCCTAGTGTTTATAGATGAAGCGGGATTTGAGGAGTTTGTGTCATTGATATATGGATGGTCAAAAAGAGGAACAAGAATCTATGGAGAAAAGCAGGGGAAAAGAGGAAAGAAAGAGAATTTAGTAGCAGCAAGAAGAAAAGGAGTAAAAGATTTTATAGCGCCAATGTTATTTATGGGGAGTCTAAATGCAGAGGGGTTTGAGGGATGGTTAAAATATCATTTGCTACCAGCTTTGAAAGAGCTATCAGTCTTAATCATGGATAATGCACCAATTCACCGAAAGAATACAATAAGACAGCTAGTAGGGGAAGCCGGGCACAAGGTATTGTTTCTACCGACATACTCACCTGATTTAAATGATATTGAACATGACTTTGGTGCCTTGAAGAGAGCGAGAATCAATGCCAATGGAGAGAAAAGTATTGACGAAATAATCCGTGAATATTGTGCTAGCTAG
- a CDS encoding transposase, producing MAHSLDSRQKVINFIEAGGSITKASRIFKVGRSSIYRWLDREDLAPTKVEHRKRKVDIKELEEDVKKNPDIPLKERAQKFGVTSGSLCYRFKKMKITRKKNNFAITKEITVKEQNTIESYESW from the coding sequence ATGGCTCACAGCCTTGATTCGCGACAAAAGGTCATTAACTTTATCGAAGCTGGCGGTAGTATAACAAAAGCTTCAAGAATATTCAAGGTCGGCAGATCTAGCATTTATCGATGGCTTGATAGAGAGGACTTAGCTCCTACCAAAGTAGAGCATCGTAAGAGGAAAGTAGACATTAAAGAACTCGAAGAAGATGTAAAGAAAAATCCCGACATCCCCTTGAAGGAACGAGCCCAGAAGTTCGGTGTCACTTCAGGTTCTCTGTGTTACAGATTTAAGAAGATGAAAATCACGCGAAAAAAAAACAACTTCGCTATCACGAAAGAAATCACAGTGAAAGAGCAGAATACTATAGAGAGCTACGAGAGTTGGTGA
- the katG gene encoding catalase/peroxidase HPI: protein MSQNQANLGGKCPVMHGAVTAHSMSSMEWWPKALNLDILHQHDSKTNPMGADFNYREEVKKLDFTALKKDLQALMTDSQAWWPADWGHYGGLMIRMSWHAAGTYRIADGRGGAGTGNQRFAPLNSWPDNANLDKARRLLWPIKKKYGNKLSWADLIAYAGTIAYESMGLKTFGFAFGREDIWHPEKDIYWGSETEWLAPTDNPNSRYSGERDLDNPLAAVMMGLIYVNPEGVDGNPDPLRTAHDVRVTFARMAMNDEETVALTAGGHTVGKCHGNGDTGLLGSEPEGADLEDQGLGWLNKTHRGIGRNTVTSGLEGAWTTYPTRWDNGYFHFLLNYEWELKKSPAGAWQWEPINIKEEDKPFDVEDPTLRLNLIMTDADMAMKMDPDYRKISERFYQDPAYFAEIFARAWFKLTHRDMGPKSRYIGPEAPQEDLIWQDPIPAGPTDYNLQAVKEKIAASGLSISEMVTTAWDSARTFRSSDNRGGANGARIRLAPQKDWVGNEPARLTKVLAVLEAIATESGASVADVIVLAGNVGIEQASKAAGFEITVPFFPGRGDATDDLTDADSFAVLEPVHDGYRNWLKQDYAVSPEELMLDRTQLMGLTAHEMTVLVGGMRVLGTNYGGTQHGIFTEREGVLTNDFFVNLTDMNYTWKPIANNLYEIRDRQTDHVKWTATRVDLVFGSNAILRAYAEVYAQDDNQEKFVQDFVAAWTKVMNADRFDLV from the coding sequence ATGAGTCAAAATCAGGCTAACCTCGGGGGCAAATGTCCGGTAATGCATGGGGCTGTAACAGCCCATAGCATGTCTAGTATGGAATGGTGGCCCAAGGCCCTTAATCTTGATATTCTGCATCAGCATGATAGTAAAACCAATCCCATGGGAGCGGACTTTAACTATCGAGAAGAAGTTAAAAAACTAGATTTCACCGCGCTAAAAAAAGACCTACAGGCGCTGATGACCGATAGCCAAGCTTGGTGGCCAGCCGATTGGGGACATTATGGGGGCCTGATGATCCGGATGTCATGGCATGCCGCTGGCACCTATCGGATTGCGGATGGTCGAGGGGGAGCCGGTACCGGAAACCAGCGTTTTGCTCCTCTCAACTCCTGGCCAGATAACGCCAATCTAGATAAGGCACGCCGTCTGCTCTGGCCCATCAAGAAAAAGTACGGTAATAAACTCAGTTGGGCCGATTTAATTGCCTACGCCGGCACCATTGCCTATGAATCCATGGGACTGAAAACCTTTGGCTTTGCCTTCGGACGAGAAGACATCTGGCATCCAGAAAAAGATATCTATTGGGGTTCGGAGACCGAATGGCTGGCCCCGACTGATAACCCCAATAGCCGCTATTCCGGTGAGCGCGATTTAGACAATCCCTTGGCCGCTGTGATGATGGGCCTGATCTATGTCAATCCCGAAGGCGTCGATGGGAATCCTGACCCCCTCAGAACCGCTCACGACGTGCGGGTAACCTTTGCTCGTATGGCCATGAACGATGAGGAGACAGTTGCCCTGACGGCTGGGGGCCACACCGTGGGGAAATGCCATGGCAACGGTGATACTGGGTTGCTGGGCTCGGAACCCGAAGGAGCAGATCTTGAAGACCAGGGACTAGGCTGGCTGAACAAGACTCATCGCGGCATTGGACGTAACACAGTAACCAGTGGCCTAGAGGGGGCCTGGACAACTTACCCCACTCGCTGGGACAACGGTTATTTCCATTTCTTGCTCAATTATGAATGGGAGTTGAAGAAGAGTCCGGCGGGGGCCTGGCAGTGGGAACCCATCAATATCAAAGAAGAAGACAAGCCCTTCGATGTGGAAGACCCTACGCTCCGTCTCAACCTGATCATGACCGATGCTGATATGGCCATGAAAATGGATCCTGACTATCGGAAGATCTCCGAACGTTTTTACCAGGATCCTGCTTACTTTGCCGAGATCTTTGCACGGGCATGGTTCAAGCTGACCCACCGAGATATGGGGCCGAAGTCTCGTTACATTGGCCCAGAGGCACCTCAAGAAGACCTGATTTGGCAAGATCCTATTCCGGCAGGGCCAACCGACTATAATCTTCAAGCCGTGAAAGAGAAGATTGCTGCGAGTGGGCTAAGTATCAGCGAAATGGTTACCACCGCTTGGGATAGTGCCAGAACCTTTCGGAGTTCGGACAACCGAGGAGGAGCCAACGGAGCCCGTATTCGCCTGGCCCCTCAAAAGGACTGGGTCGGTAACGAACCGGCTCGTCTCACAAAGGTTTTAGCCGTGCTGGAAGCCATTGCCACGGAAAGCGGTGCCAGCGTCGCCGATGTGATAGTACTAGCCGGTAACGTTGGGATTGAACAAGCGAGTAAAGCTGCCGGTTTTGAGATTACCGTTCCCTTTTTCCCTGGTCGAGGCGACGCCACGGATGACCTGACCGATGCAGACTCCTTTGCTGTATTGGAACCTGTCCACGATGGTTATCGCAACTGGCTCAAGCAAGACTATGCGGTTAGCCCAGAGGAATTAATGCTGGATCGTACACAACTGATGGGATTAACGGCCCATGAAATGACTGTTTTGGTTGGTGGTATGCGTGTCTTGGGGACTAATTATGGTGGTACTCAGCACGGCATATTCACGGAACGCGAAGGGGTACTGACGAATGATTTCTTCGTTAACCTAACAGACATGAACTACACCTGGAAACCTATCGCCAATAATCTTTATGAGATTCGGGATCGCCAAACCGATCACGTCAAATGGACAGCGACAAGGGTTGACTTGGTTTTTGGATCTAACGCTATCCTGCGGGCCTATGCAGAAGTGTACGCCCAGGATGATAACCAGGAAAAGTTTGTGCAGGACTTTGTGGCCGCCTGGACTAAGGTGATGAACGCCGATCGCTTCGACCTTGTTTAA
- a CDS encoding Coq4 family protein: protein MGFQYIDKVITPENLQKFLELVDKAAGAGKDVNNVFDLSDRLKGTRPMSICVKAIEQDPASRAMLEERYAGPPYNLEAMLNMPKGSLGWTYGRIMSTLGYNPQFYRTPPSFENPEDYIIFRVYKTHDLHHILTGFSLDNFGELGVISVFGGQIGFPAFVFLDLLSMMMAFFANDGLYSEVEDPIEQARTLGYRFRLISDGIEMGMKAKPLFPVKWEEMLEHSLDELRAEFQIEPATEGIYSWYSDPRLRSAIT from the coding sequence ATGGGTTTCCAGTATATCGATAAAGTAATTACGCCCGAAAACCTGCAAAAATTCCTCGAATTAGTCGATAAAGCAGCGGGTGCGGGAAAAGATGTCAATAATGTTTTCGATCTTAGCGATCGACTCAAAGGGACTCGTCCAATGAGCATCTGCGTCAAGGCCATCGAGCAAGATCCTGCGTCACGGGCGATGTTAGAAGAGCGCTATGCTGGCCCTCCTTATAATCTAGAGGCAATGTTAAATATGCCGAAGGGTTCTCTTGGTTGGACTTACGGGAGGATCATGAGCACACTGGGCTACAATCCCCAGTTTTATCGCACTCCCCCTAGTTTTGAAAACCCAGAAGATTACATCATCTTCCGAGTCTATAAGACCCACGATCTTCACCATATTCTGACCGGGTTTAGTTTGGATAATTTCGGGGAATTAGGGGTAATTTCAGTGTTCGGCGGGCAAATTGGCTTCCCTGCCTTTGTTTTCCTCGATCTGCTCTCAATGATGATGGCTTTCTTTGCCAATGACGGACTGTATTCGGAAGTGGAAGATCCGATCGAACAGGCAAGAACCCTAGGCTATCGTTTCCGTCTGATTAGCGACGGGATCGAGATGGGAATGAAGGCCAAACCATTATTTCCTGTGAAGTGGGAAGAAATGTTAGAACACTCCCTCGATGAACTGCGAGCGGAATTCCAGATCGAACCCGCTACCGAGGGCATTTATAGCTGGTACAGCGATCCAAGATTACGATCCGCGATCACCTGA
- the psbA gene encoding photosystem II q(b) protein → MTISQLGLQDQSLWSRFCQWITSTANRLYIGWFGVLMIPTLLTATICFVIAFIAAPPVDIDGIREPIAGSLLYGNNIITAAVVPSSNAIGLHFYPIWEAASVDEWLYNGGPYQLIIFHFLIGIFCYMGRQWELSYRLGMRPWICVAYSAPVSAATAVLLIYSLGQGSFSDGLPLGISGTFNFMLVLQAEHNVLMHPFHMLGVAGVFGGALFSAMHGSLVTSSLIRETTEIESQNTGYKFGQEEETYNIVAAHGYFGRLIFQYASFNNSRALHFFLGAWPVVGIWFAALAVSCFAFNLNGFNFNQSILDAQGHPVSTWADVINRANIGFEVMHERNVHNFPLDLASGESQVVAWISPDIQG, encoded by the coding sequence ATGACCATTTCTCAACTTGGATTACAGGATCAAAGTCTATGGTCCCGCTTTTGTCAGTGGATTACCAGCACGGCTAACCGCTTATACATTGGTTGGTTTGGTGTCTTGATGATCCCCACCCTACTGACCGCGACGATCTGCTTTGTGATTGCCTTTATTGCCGCACCCCCCGTGGATATTGACGGTATTCGGGAACCTATTGCCGGTTCTCTGCTCTACGGCAATAACATTATTACGGCGGCCGTGGTTCCCAGTTCCAATGCTATTGGCCTGCACTTTTACCCCATTTGGGAAGCCGCTAGCGTAGACGAATGGCTCTACAACGGTGGCCCCTACCAACTGATTATTTTCCATTTTCTGATCGGTATCTTTTGCTATATGGGACGGCAGTGGGAATTGTCCTACCGCCTCGGCATGCGGCCCTGGATTTGCGTCGCCTACTCGGCCCCAGTTTCCGCCGCTACTGCGGTTCTACTGATCTACTCCCTCGGTCAAGGTTCCTTCTCCGATGGTCTGCCCCTAGGGATCTCTGGTACCTTTAACTTCATGCTGGTGCTACAGGCGGAGCATAACGTCTTGATGCATCCCTTCCACATGCTGGGAGTGGCGGGTGTCTTCGGTGGTGCGCTCTTCTCCGCCATGCATGGTTCTCTGGTGACCTCTTCTTTGATTCGTGAAACGACTGAGATTGAGTCCCAAAATACGGGTTATAAATTTGGCCAGGAAGAAGAAACCTATAATATTGTGGCCGCCCACGGTTACTTTGGCCGCCTGATCTTCCAATACGCCTCTTTTAATAATAGTCGGGCTCTCCACTTCTTCCTTGGAGCCTGGCCGGTCGTCGGCATTTGGTTTGCGGCCCTGGCGGTTTCCTGTTTCGCCTTTAATCTGAATGGCTTTAACTTCAACCAATCCATTCTGGATGCTCAAGGTCATCCCGTTAGTACCTGGGCCGATGTGATCAACCGCGCCAATATTGGCTTTGAAGTAATGCACGAACGCAACGTCCACAACTTCCCCCTCGACCTAGCCTCGGGTGAGAGCCAAGTGGTTGCCTGGATTTCGCCTGACATCCAGGGCTAA
- a CDS encoding isoprenylcysteine carboxylmethyltransferase family protein — protein MKTIKDGPSFGPWWRGQKGEYWVLAQGVLCVGFMLLPVSPLPALESLPAPWHYGRWLVAASLGLLALVLMLGGSQALGKNLTPLPHPKAESELVTTGLYAWVRHPLYSSLIFLALAYGVGRSSWVHLLGALVLFIFFDQKARQEEQWLQAKFPTYADYQTQVKKLIPGVY, from the coding sequence ATGAAGACAATCAAAGATGGGCCATCATTTGGCCCTTGGTGGCGCGGCCAAAAGGGTGAATACTGGGTGCTGGCCCAGGGCGTCCTCTGTGTAGGGTTTATGCTTTTGCCAGTATCTCCGTTGCCGGCGCTGGAGAGCCTACCGGCCCCTTGGCACTACGGCCGTTGGCTAGTGGCCGCCAGCCTGGGATTACTAGCCCTAGTTTTAATGCTAGGAGGAAGCCAGGCCCTGGGTAAAAACCTCACGCCTCTCCCCCACCCCAAGGCCGAGAGTGAACTGGTGACGACGGGCCTCTACGCTTGGGTGCGCCATCCCCTCTACAGCAGTCTGATTTTTCTGGCCCTGGCCTATGGCGTCGGACGCAGTAGCTGGGTGCATCTGCTAGGGGCTTTGGTGCTGTTCATCTTTTTTGACCAGAAAGCCCGCCAGGAAGAGCAATGGCTCCAGGCCAAATTTCCAACCTATGCCGACTACCAAACCCAGGTCAAAAAGCTAATTCCCGGCGTTTATTAA